One Caldisalinibacter kiritimatiensis DNA segment encodes these proteins:
- a CDS encoding Veg family protein has protein sequence MANKNPLSTIKANVENHIGKKVRLKANKGRKKTTIREGILESAYPSIFVVKIDGGYNSVRRVSYSYSDILTETVEVTVCDEERKIQIS, from the coding sequence TTGGCAAACAAAAACCCACTTTCAACTATTAAAGCTAATGTTGAGAACCATATAGGGAAAAAGGTTAGACTAAAGGCAAACAAAGGTAGAAAAAAGACTACTATAAGAGAAGGTATTCTAGAGAGCGCTTATCCTAGTATATTCGTAGTAAAGATTGACGGAGGATATAATTCAGTTAGAAGAGTATCATATAGTTATTCAGATATATTAACTGAGACAGTAGAAGTGACTGTATGTGACGAAGAAAGGAAAATACAAATAAGCTAA
- the spoIID gene encoding stage II sporulation protein D encodes MFGNNSLVNIKVFAHKENKIMTKSIENLLKMIVPAQVPLSFHIELIKVQAIIARTQLVRQCRAFGGPGCSKYKDCDICDEGHCIDIVDDSYLRQTWKDNYNEYMEKLNRAIKETEGLIITINNKPIDPKFHDTCGGSTENSEDVLGNRVVYLRKVLCNYCSNSPNWDGHKDFTLKDIEERLNINFPKLKPSLKTEIKGFVEGIEKDESGRVREIKIGGKKLKGKDVMELLGLDSTKFSVTPATIRFNTRGKGHGLGLCQYGGNQMAIEGYSYDDIINYYYTGVEIKKYEIPCINKPLSGKILMIDPGHGGEKSQDFVGPTGLREKDVVLNVSKKLKNRLEQLGAHVYLTREEDEYMSLSERVKLANKIRPNFFISIHLNSFSNPSIHGCEIYYYRNDKDSEALGKAIMGSLVNNLSIVNRGVKVADFFLLRQIGVSSLRIELDYITNPEIEEKLKDSEYINRVAESISEGIVTYYKY; translated from the coding sequence ATGTTCGGAAATAATAGTTTGGTTAATATAAAAGTATTTGCTCATAAAGAAAATAAAATTATGACGAAATCTATTGAAAATTTATTAAAAATGATAGTTCCTGCTCAGGTTCCTTTGAGCTTTCACATAGAACTAATAAAAGTACAGGCTATAATTGCAAGAACTCAATTAGTGAGACAATGTAGAGCTTTTGGAGGGCCTGGATGTTCAAAATATAAAGATTGTGATATATGCGATGAAGGACATTGTATAGATATAGTGGATGATAGTTATCTTAGACAAACATGGAAGGATAATTACAATGAATATATGGAAAAATTAAATAGAGCTATAAAAGAAACTGAAGGACTAATTATTACTATAAATAATAAGCCGATAGACCCAAAATTTCACGATACGTGTGGGGGTTCGACAGAAAATTCCGAGGATGTTTTAGGGAATAGAGTCGTATATTTGAGAAAAGTATTATGTAACTATTGTTCTAACTCACCTAATTGGGATGGACATAAAGATTTTACCTTAAAGGATATAGAGGAAAGATTGAATATAAATTTTCCTAAGCTAAAACCTTCTTTGAAAACAGAAATAAAGGGATTTGTTGAAGGAATAGAAAAGGATGAAAGTGGTAGAGTTAGAGAAATAAAGATAGGTGGCAAGAAGCTTAAAGGTAAAGATGTGATGGAGCTATTGGGGCTTGACTCTACTAAATTTAGTGTTACGCCAGCTACTATAAGATTTAATACTAGAGGAAAGGGTCATGGGCTAGGATTATGCCAATATGGTGGCAATCAAATGGCTATAGAAGGATATAGTTATGATGATATTATAAATTATTATTATACTGGTGTCGAAATAAAGAAATATGAGATACCATGTATAAACAAGCCTTTAAGTGGAAAAATATTAATGATCGACCCTGGTCATGGAGGAGAGAAATCCCAGGACTTTGTAGGTCCTACAGGATTAAGAGAAAAGGATGTTGTATTAAATGTAAGTAAAAAATTAAAAAATAGATTAGAACAGTTAGGAGCACATGTATATTTGACTAGGGAAGAGGACGAGTATATGTCCCTTAGTGAGCGGGTAAAGTTGGCAAATAAAATACGGCCAAATTTTTTTATTAGTATACATTTAAATTCCTTTTCAAATCCTTCAATACATGGTTGTGAGATATATTATTATAGAAATGATAAAGATAGTGAAGCGTTAGGAAAAGCTATAATGGGGAGTTTAGTTAATAATCTGAGTATAGTAAATAGAGGTGTGAAGGTTGCAGATTTTTTCCTTCTTAGACAGATAGGAGTTAGCTCATTAAGGATAGAACTAGATTATATTACTAATCCTGAAATAGAGGAAAAGCTAAAGGATAGTGAATATATTAACAGAGTTGCGGAATCTATATCTGAGGGTATTGTGACATATTATAAATATTAG
- a CDS encoding L,D-transpeptidase family protein, which yields MKIRLFILLMCMTLLLVGCENEGFQKPNVEETINVVEDDKEASKELNDTANTENDGKNEENKDKEEAKKYIGQALDTLEWDKVVEVYKEKSKKSEVIYKMKDLEEIELIETVPYGWFKVRLEDGTEGYVDARYVRTKEVPPHEYNENIEGYALVFTHQDQTLRIYKDGQLVKESIGSSGLWDHFTPRGIFQIEKGRRGKWAYIPRFNQGFKYWVGFKGVYLFHSVPYDKNGQVIQEEAEKLGQPASHGCIRLPVDVAKFIYENVPEGSLVLIY from the coding sequence ATGAAAATTAGATTGTTTATTTTATTGATGTGTATGACTTTGCTTTTAGTTGGGTGTGAAAACGAAGGTTTTCAAAAGCCTAATGTAGAGGAAACTATAAATGTTGTTGAAGACGATAAAGAGGCTTCAAAGGAGTTAAATGACACCGCTAATACTGAAAATGACGGAAAGAATGAAGAGAATAAAGATAAAGAAGAGGCAAAAAAATATATAGGACAAGCATTAGACACTTTAGAATGGGATAAAGTAGTTGAAGTATATAAAGAAAAGAGTAAGAAAAGTGAAGTTATTTATAAGATGAAGGATTTAGAAGAGATTGAACTTATAGAGACTGTTCCCTATGGGTGGTTTAAAGTAAGATTAGAAGATGGGACTGAAGGCTATGTTGATGCAAGATATGTAAGAACTAAAGAAGTTCCTCCACATGAATACAATGAGAATATAGAAGGATATGCATTAGTTTTTACTCATCAAGACCAAACTCTTAGAATCTATAAAGATGGACAACTCGTAAAGGAATCGATAGGCTCTAGTGGATTATGGGACCATTTCACACCTAGAGGTATATTTCAAATAGAAAAGGGAAGAAGAGGAAAATGGGCATATATACCGAGATTCAATCAAGGCTTTAAGTATTGGGTTGGATTTAAAGGGGTATATCTATTCCACTCTGTACCATATGATAAAAATGGACAAGTTATACAAGAAGAGGCTGAAAAGTTAGGACAGCCTGCAAGTCATGGTTGTATAAGATTACCTGTTGATGTGGCAAAATTTATATATGAAAATGTGCCTGAAGGGTCATTGGTGCTGATATATTAA
- a CDS encoding heme NO-binding domain-containing protein codes for MKGTIVSAWIKTCKKLYGEVLTEEAMKAAGLEPNKLFKPTEDVEDSVAKKMVEYIAEKQKKTTYDVWKEIGYDNIVTFSNDYPAFFEHRNLYSFLKSMYDVHVVVAKRIPGANPPILKIKAISKNKAEMTYKSSRKMFGYFNGILEGAANFYGEKIEVKTIDQKDDFIKIHITFEDKIYNYKSYKINKLLSLGFIKKFEGKLAVASLLFIGVPYVIASNFLDTNVTTGVTLALTVLVPYIFGKLMLLPKRNIISQLKDLKENNYVEENEIATNDFFEDINKLINEYKDIIKSDFVGFKGLTDELHVFSNTFNEISANMNTTSKEISEVVEQVAQGAVDQADQTESAAYLLNNNISTLNQIVDNENKSKDDLENVVEKINEGFKELKDSSNSLRNVLNQFSKVKEDSFSLQNRAKDVTKIVETVEAIAEQTNLLALNAAIEASRAGEFGRGFSVVAEEIRQLAEESKNAVKSINENLVSFINEINSLVENIESQYSVLEGENQRLSVVADNSSASVNDIQNVSNSLIQMIEQLTKETEAINQVSQNIESLAAIAEENSASSEEVSSNVTTYASELQRMIENIEEFQKVSEEFKKDLTKYKI; via the coding sequence ATGAAAGGAACAATAGTTTCAGCTTGGATAAAAACATGTAAAAAGCTTTATGGAGAAGTTTTAACTGAAGAAGCTATGAAGGCAGCAGGTTTAGAACCAAACAAGTTATTTAAACCTACAGAAGATGTAGAAGATTCAGTCGCTAAAAAGATGGTAGAATATATAGCAGAAAAACAAAAGAAAACTACTTATGATGTGTGGAAAGAGATAGGATACGATAACATAGTAACATTCTCTAATGATTATCCTGCATTCTTCGAACATAGAAACTTATATTCGTTCTTAAAGTCTATGTATGATGTACATGTAGTTGTGGCAAAGAGAATCCCAGGGGCTAACCCACCAATTCTAAAAATTAAGGCTATAAGTAAAAATAAAGCTGAAATGACTTATAAATCTTCAAGAAAAATGTTTGGATACTTTAACGGTATACTAGAAGGCGCTGCAAATTTTTATGGTGAAAAAATAGAGGTAAAAACTATTGACCAAAAAGATGATTTTATAAAGATACATATAACCTTCGAAGATAAAATTTATAATTATAAATCCTATAAAATAAATAAGCTTTTATCCCTAGGCTTTATAAAGAAATTTGAAGGTAAACTAGCAGTTGCTTCGCTTCTTTTTATAGGAGTGCCTTATGTTATAGCATCAAATTTCCTTGATACTAACGTAACTACAGGAGTAACTTTAGCTTTAACTGTACTTGTTCCGTATATATTTGGTAAATTAATGCTTTTACCTAAGAGAAACATCATATCACAGCTTAAAGACTTAAAAGAAAATAACTATGTAGAAGAAAACGAAATAGCTACTAATGACTTTTTCGAGGATATTAATAAGTTGATTAATGAATATAAAGATATAATAAAATCCGACTTTGTAGGCTTTAAAGGGTTAACCGATGAGCTTCATGTATTTAGTAATACATTTAATGAAATATCAGCTAATATGAATACTACATCAAAGGAAATATCTGAAGTAGTAGAACAAGTTGCTCAAGGAGCTGTAGACCAAGCTGACCAAACTGAATCAGCTGCATATTTACTAAATAATAATATCAGCACTTTAAATCAAATAGTCGATAATGAAAATAAAAGTAAAGATGACTTAGAAAATGTAGTAGAAAAAATAAACGAAGGATTTAAAGAATTAAAGGACAGTTCTAATAGTTTAAGAAATGTACTTAATCAGTTTTCTAAAGTAAAAGAAGATAGCTTTTCATTACAAAATAGAGCTAAAGATGTTACTAAGATAGTTGAAACAGTTGAAGCTATAGCTGAGCAAACTAATTTATTAGCACTAAATGCAGCTATAGAAGCATCGAGAGCTGGAGAATTCGGTAGAGGTTTTTCTGTAGTAGCTGAAGAAATTAGACAATTAGCTGAAGAATCAAAAAATGCAGTTAAAAGCATAAATGAAAATTTAGTATCTTTTATTAATGAAATCAATTCATTAGTAGAAAATATAGAATCTCAATATAGTGTGTTAGAGGGAGAAAATCAAAGGTTATCTGTTGTTGCTGATAACAGTTCAGCTAGTGTTAATGATATACAAAATGTATCTAACTCATTAATACAAATGATAGAACAATTAACCAAAGAAACAGAAGCTATAAACCAAGTATCACAAAATATAGAGTCACTAGCAGCTATAGCAGAAGAGAACTCTGCTTCTTCAGAGGAAGTAAGTTCAAATGTAACAACATATGCATCTGAGCTTCAAAGAATGATAGAAAACATAGAAGAATTCCAGAAGGTATCAGAAGAGTTTAAAAAGGATTTGACAAAATACAAAATATAG
- a CDS encoding aminotransferase class I/II-fold pyridoxal phosphate-dependent enzyme, which yields MFANQNKTPLFDALKEYYKKQVIPFDVPGHKHGKGLKEFAEFVGDKVLEIDVNSMKCLDNISNPIGVIKEAEDLAAEAYWADHAFFIVNGTTAAVQGMIMSVCEPGDKIILPRNAHKSAINGLILSGAEPVYIQPEINYELGIAMGVSLEEVEKAIVRNSDAKAIFIINPTYYGATSDIKEIVKLAHQYGIAVIVDEAHGAHFSFHEELPPEAIELGADMCAVSLHKTGGSLTQSSLLLLKEGLIDPKKVKTVLNLTQTTSASYLLMSSIDVARKMLAVHGDKILTKVLKLSRYAREEINKIDGLYAFGKELIGSPGVFDFDETKLSINVSGLGLTGFEVYDILRDEYNIQMELGDVFNILAIISVGDTKESIDSLIESLKDISKKYKKQKITFNKGPILKNPEVIISPRDAFYSRKKVVKLEEAEGEISGESIMAYPPGIPIVTPGERISKEIIDYIKFLKNQHSLLQGTEDPYVENIKVLGV from the coding sequence ATGTTTGCAAATCAAAATAAGACACCGTTATTTGATGCATTAAAGGAATACTATAAAAAGCAAGTTATTCCCTTTGATGTACCAGGACATAAACATGGAAAAGGATTAAAAGAGTTTGCAGAGTTTGTAGGAGATAAAGTATTAGAGATAGATGTAAATTCTATGAAGTGTTTAGATAATATAAGTAATCCGATAGGTGTGATTAAAGAAGCCGAAGATTTAGCAGCAGAAGCTTATTGGGCTGACCATGCTTTTTTTATTGTTAATGGGACTACAGCCGCGGTGCAAGGAATGATAATGAGCGTATGTGAGCCTGGAGATAAAATTATTTTACCAAGAAATGCACATAAGTCTGCAATAAATGGCCTTATATTAAGTGGAGCAGAACCTGTATATATACAGCCAGAAATAAATTATGAATTAGGAATAGCTATGGGTGTGTCTTTAGAAGAAGTAGAAAAAGCAATCGTTAGAAACTCTGATGCAAAGGCGATATTTATTATAAACCCTACTTATTATGGGGCAACTTCAGATATAAAAGAGATAGTAAAATTAGCTCATCAATATGGTATAGCTGTTATAGTTGATGAGGCCCATGGAGCTCATTTTAGTTTTCACGAAGAACTGCCACCTGAGGCTATAGAGTTAGGTGCAGATATGTGTGCAGTAAGCCTTCATAAGACAGGGGGTTCCCTTACTCAAAGCTCACTATTGTTATTAAAAGAAGGTTTAATTGACCCTAAGAAAGTAAAGACTGTACTGAATTTAACTCAAACTACAAGTGCATCTTATCTTTTGATGTCAAGTATTGATGTGGCTAGAAAAATGCTAGCGGTACATGGAGATAAGATATTAACAAAAGTGTTAAAATTAAGTAGATATGCAAGAGAAGAAATTAATAAAATAGATGGATTATATGCATTTGGTAAGGAATTAATTGGTTCTCCTGGAGTTTTTGACTTTGATGAAACAAAGCTATCAATAAATGTTTCAGGATTGGGGTTAACTGGATTTGAAGTGTATGATATTCTTAGGGATGAATATAATATTCAGATGGAATTAGGAGATGTGTTTAATATATTAGCTATAATAAGTGTTGGAGATACAAAAGAATCTATTGATTCATTAATTGAATCATTAAAGGATATAAGTAAAAAATATAAAAAGCAAAAGATAACTTTCAATAAAGGACCGATATTAAAAAATCCAGAAGTAATAATTTCACCAAGAGATGCTTTTTATAGCAGAAAAAAAGTTGTTAAATTAGAAGAGGCTGAAGGAGAAATAAGTGGAGAGTCTATTATGGCATATCCTCCTGGTATTCCAATAGTAACACCAGGGGAAAGAATAAGCAAAGAAATAATAGATTATATTAAATTTTTAAAGAATCAGCATAGTTTGTTACAGGGAACAGAAGACCCATATGTTGAAAATATTAAGGTTCTAGGGGTATAA